From a region of the Sulfuriferula plumbiphila genome:
- the trmB gene encoding tRNA (guanosine(46)-N7)-methyltransferase TrmB gives MAETSPVGRPIRSFVLRQGRMSVAQQRAHDSLKAVYGIPYAAQPLDLAAAFGRNAPKILEIGFGMGDATAAIATAHPENDYLGIEVHSPGVGSLLNQIRERALANLRIIQHDAVEVLRDIIPDASLAGVHIFFPDPWHKKRHHKRRLIKPDFVALIASKLAPDGYLHCATDWEDYAIQILAVLSGEPTLANTAEGYAPRPGYRPLTKFEQRGLRLGHGVWDIVFNKAK, from the coding sequence ATGGCCGAAACCAGCCCGGTCGGGCGCCCGATCCGCAGCTTTGTGCTGCGCCAGGGGCGCATGTCGGTTGCCCAGCAGCGCGCGCATGACAGCCTGAAAGCGGTGTACGGCATCCCTTATGCCGCTCAGCCGCTGGACCTCGCCGCAGCGTTTGGACGCAATGCCCCGAAAATTCTGGAAATCGGCTTCGGCATGGGCGATGCCACGGCGGCTATCGCTACTGCCCATCCCGAAAATGACTACCTCGGCATCGAAGTGCACAGCCCCGGCGTGGGCAGTCTGCTGAACCAGATCCGGGAGCGCGCACTCGCCAACCTGCGCATCATCCAGCATGACGCCGTAGAAGTGCTGCGCGACATAATTCCCGACGCCAGCCTTGCCGGTGTGCATATTTTCTTTCCCGATCCCTGGCACAAAAAGCGCCATCACAAGCGTCGCCTGATCAAGCCGGATTTCGTTGCGCTGATTGCCAGCAAGCTCGCCCCGGACGGTTATTTGCATTGCGCCACCGACTGGGAAGATTACGCCATCCAGATATTGGCGGTATTGTCGGGTGAGCCGACGCTTGCCAATACCGCGGAAGGCTACGCGCCGCGCCCCGGTTACCGTCCGCTGACCAAGTTCGAGCAGCGCGGGCTGCGGTTGGGGCACGGTGTGTGGGATATTGTGTTCAATAAGGCAAAATAA
- a CDS encoding antitoxin Xre/MbcA/ParS toxin-binding domain-containing protein, protein MIATHPAHRPEAGATLTKAVARTLNLLQLRQSTLARILGVSAATVSRLCAGTYTLNPSRAKEWEFALLFVRLFRSLDAILGHGDNAQKWLAGHNSALNARPLDLIETTEGLVRVVHYLDAHRGRI, encoded by the coding sequence ATGATCGCTACTCATCCTGCCCATCGTCCTGAAGCGGGTGCCACGCTCACCAAAGCTGTGGCGCGCACACTCAATCTGCTCCAACTCCGGCAATCGACGCTGGCGCGCATCCTGGGCGTAAGCGCGGCGACGGTGTCGCGCCTGTGCGCCGGTACTTACACCCTAAACCCGAGCCGCGCCAAGGAATGGGAATTCGCCTTGCTGTTCGTGCGCCTGTTTCGCTCGCTGGACGCCATTCTCGGACATGGCGACAACGCGCAAAAATGGCTCGCCGGCCACAATAGCGCGCTCAACGCCCGCCCGCTTGATCTGATCGAAACCACCGAAGGCCTGGTGCGCGTAGTGCACTATCTCGACGCCCATCGTGGCCGAATTTAG